One window of the Runella slithyformis DSM 19594 genome contains the following:
- a CDS encoding homogentisate 1,2-dioxygenase has protein sequence MPIYHKLGKIPPKRHTQFEKAGGGLYYEQLFGTIGFDGMSSLMYHVHRPTMVKEILSETDVSPKIAVEKGIKARLLKGFEVPPKEDYLESRTRLLVNGDVHISLAAPRQSLTSYFYKNADADELLFVHRGSGTLRTQLGNIPFEYGDYLVVPRGMIYQIQFDTEDNRLLIAESFHPVYTPKRYRNWFGQLLEHSPFCERDYKLPETLETHDVKGDFIMKIKKQGKIYEMLYPTHPFDVVGWDGYNFPYGFSIHNFEPITGRIHQPPPVHQTFETSAFVVCSFCPRLYDYHPKAIPAPYNHSNIDSDEVIYYVDGDFMSRNNIEQGHITLHPGGIPHGPAPGAYERSIGQKETIELAVMIDTFRPLMVTEEALKIDDGIYYRSWLA, from the coding sequence ATGCCTATCTATCATAAGCTCGGTAAAATCCCGCCTAAACGGCATACACAATTTGAGAAGGCGGGCGGAGGATTATATTACGAACAATTGTTCGGCACGATCGGCTTCGACGGTATGTCGTCGTTGATGTACCATGTGCATCGCCCCACGATGGTCAAAGAGATTCTGTCGGAAACGGACGTGTCGCCGAAAATTGCCGTTGAAAAAGGCATCAAAGCCCGATTGCTGAAGGGGTTTGAGGTACCGCCGAAAGAAGATTATCTGGAAAGCAGAACACGGTTGCTGGTCAACGGCGATGTGCATATCAGTTTGGCCGCGCCGCGTCAATCGCTGACGTCGTATTTTTACAAAAATGCCGATGCCGATGAGTTGTTGTTTGTTCATCGGGGGTCGGGAACGTTGCGGACCCAACTGGGAAATATTCCGTTTGAGTACGGCGACTATCTCGTGGTTCCGCGAGGTATGATTTACCAAATCCAATTTGATACCGAAGACAACCGCCTTCTTATCGCAGAGTCGTTTCATCCTGTCTACACACCCAAGCGATACCGAAATTGGTTTGGGCAGCTGCTCGAACATTCACCCTTTTGTGAACGCGACTATAAGCTTCCCGAAACACTTGAGACGCACGACGTAAAGGGCGACTTTATAATGAAGATCAAAAAGCAGGGAAAAATCTACGAAATGCTTTACCCAACGCATCCGTTTGACGTGGTCGGTTGGGATGGGTACAATTTCCCTTACGGTTTTTCGATTCATAATTTTGAGCCCATTACGGGGCGCATTCACCAACCGCCGCCGGTGCATCAGACCTTCGAGACGAGCGCCTTTGTGGTGTGTTCGTTTTGCCCGCGCCTGTACGATTACCATCCCAAAGCCATTCCGGCACCCTACAATCACTCCAACATCGACTCCGATGAAGTGATCTACTACGTAGACGGTGATTTTATGAGCCGAAACAACATTGAGCAGGGCCATATTACGCTCCATCCGGGAGGTATCCCGCACGGCCCGGCACCGGGCGCGTATGAGCGCAGTATCGGCCAAAAAGAAACCATTGAGCTTGCGGTCATGATCGATACTTTTCGCCCTTTGATGGTGACGGAAGAAGCGCTCAAAATCGACGACGGTATTTATTACAGGAGTTGGCTGGCGTAA
- the fahA gene encoding fumarylacetoacetase has product MWLSIDPTSDFSIHNLPFGIFSTSKLPKRVGVALGTWIVDMAKLAELGAFGGLDFEKAVFEKEFLNDFMAAGKTARVGVRQVLQQIFEDPCSPFKALAADFLIPQKDTVLHLPVKVGDYTDFYSSEQHAFNVGAMFRDPQRALLPNWKHLPVAYHGRASSIFVSGTNFHRPKGQTCPDETQPPIFGPTKRLDIELEMATIIGTGNAIGDSISVDTAEDHVFGFVLFNDWSARDIQKWEYVPLGPFLAKNFFSSISPWVVTMEALAPFRVPAPEQNPEVLPYLKERNRLNFDVQLEVYLSPHSSLDVLHSSFDIPNSSFRICRSNFKNMYWTVAQQIAHHTVNGCNLNTGDVLASGTISGKEPDSFGSLLELTWGGKNPLTLPDGSVRKFVEDHDTVIIRGFAQKGEIRVGFGEVKTTILPAK; this is encoded by the coding sequence ATGTGGCTTTCTATAGACCCTACTTCCGATTTTTCGATCCATAATTTGCCTTTCGGTATTTTCTCAACCTCCAAACTCCCCAAGCGCGTAGGCGTGGCCCTTGGCACTTGGATTGTTGATATGGCCAAATTAGCCGAATTGGGCGCTTTTGGCGGACTCGATTTTGAGAAGGCCGTTTTCGAAAAAGAATTTCTCAATGACTTTATGGCTGCCGGCAAAACCGCTCGGGTAGGAGTAAGGCAGGTGCTGCAGCAAATTTTTGAAGATCCGTGCAGTCCTTTTAAAGCATTGGCCGCTGATTTTCTGATTCCGCAAAAAGATACGGTACTGCACCTGCCCGTCAAAGTGGGCGATTACACCGATTTTTATTCCAGCGAACAACATGCGTTCAACGTCGGGGCGATGTTTCGCGATCCGCAACGTGCGTTATTGCCCAACTGGAAACATTTGCCGGTCGCTTACCACGGACGGGCTTCCTCCATTTTCGTATCCGGTACGAATTTCCACCGACCCAAAGGCCAGACCTGTCCCGATGAAACCCAACCGCCTATTTTCGGGCCCACCAAGCGGCTGGACATTGAGCTCGAAATGGCCACGATTATCGGGACCGGAAATGCAATCGGCGACAGCATTTCGGTCGATACTGCCGAAGACCATGTCTTTGGCTTTGTGCTTTTCAACGATTGGTCAGCGCGGGATATTCAAAAGTGGGAATACGTGCCGTTGGGCCCTTTTTTGGCTAAAAATTTTTTCTCCTCCATTTCTCCCTGGGTAGTAACGATGGAGGCTTTAGCACCCTTCAGGGTACCCGCTCCCGAACAAAACCCTGAAGTACTGCCGTATTTGAAGGAACGGAACCGCCTGAATTTTGACGTACAATTGGAAGTTTATCTTAGCCCTCATTCATCCCTCGACGTCCTTCATTCGTCATTCGACATTCCCAATTCGTCCTTCAGAATATGCCGTTCCAACTTCAAAAACATGTACTGGACCGTGGCCCAGCAGATCGCGCATCATACCGTCAATGGATGCAACCTCAATACGGGTGATGTGCTGGCGTCGGGTACGATCTCGGGCAAAGAGCCCGACAGTTTTGGGTCATTGCTGGAATTGACATGGGGGGGTAAAAATCCTCTCACGCTGCCGGACGGCTCGGTGCGGAAATTTGTGGAAGATCACGATACGGTCATCATACGGGGTTTTGCGCAGAAAGGAGAGATCAGGGTAGGGTTTGGAGAGGTAAAAACGACTATCTTGCCGGCAAAATAA
- a CDS encoding flavin reductase family protein: MLTINPQDVPVPVIHHYLQGAVAPRPIAFASTIDREGNVNLSPFSFFNLFGTKPPTLIFSPNRRVRDATNKHTLENVQEVDEVVINMVDYAMVEQMSLASCEYPKGTNEFVKAGFTEVPSQRVRPPRVGESKAVFECKVKQIISLGEEGGAANLVICEVVLAHFSEDILDENGRIDQRKTDWVARMGGDWYARASGSALFEIPKPSTQRGIGVDAIPDFVKTNPLLTGNDLGRLGNVVQLPPPDAVLAFKNSNTGSDFLQLAKHLLAEGKVNEAWLALLADRSSAL, from the coding sequence ATGCTTACCATCAACCCACAGGACGTGCCTGTTCCGGTCATTCACCATTATTTACAGGGAGCCGTGGCCCCGCGTCCCATCGCCTTTGCCAGTACGATCGACCGGGAAGGAAATGTCAATCTCAGCCCCTTCAGTTTTTTTAATTTGTTTGGGACTAAGCCTCCCACCCTTATTTTTTCGCCCAATCGCCGCGTCCGGGATGCCACCAACAAACATACCCTGGAAAACGTACAGGAGGTAGATGAGGTGGTCATTAACATGGTTGACTATGCCATGGTGGAGCAGATGTCGCTGGCGAGCTGTGAATACCCCAAAGGAACCAATGAGTTTGTAAAAGCGGGCTTTACAGAAGTGCCTTCGCAACGGGTCAGGCCGCCAAGGGTTGGGGAATCAAAGGCAGTCTTTGAGTGTAAGGTCAAACAGATCATCTCCTTGGGTGAAGAAGGCGGCGCGGCCAATTTAGTGATCTGCGAAGTGGTCTTGGCGCATTTTTCGGAAGATATTTTGGACGAAAACGGCCGCATAGACCAGCGCAAAACCGATTGGGTAGCGCGTATGGGGGGCGATTGGTACGCCCGTGCTTCCGGCAGTGCCTTATTTGAAATTCCTAAACCAAGTACGCAAAGAGGTATCGGTGTAGACGCTATTCCTGATTTTGTCAAAACCAATCCTTTATTGACGGGAAATGACCTGGGGCGATTGGGGAATGTGGTGCAGTTGCCGCCGCCGGATGCTGTCCTTGCGTTTAAAAATTCAAATACCGGCAGTGACTTTCTCCAACTGGCCAAACACTTGCTGGCCGAAGGAAAAGTAAATGAAGCCTGGCTGGCGCTGCTGGCTGACCGGTCAAGTGCTCTTTAG
- a CDS encoding GDSL-type esterase/lipase family protein: MIRTLTLFLFGLALMPACHRSHISYKPIAEPFEPDYQVNRFESEIKNFEKESIEKGISKGHVLFYGSSSWRFWKNIKTDLAPLPIINHGFGGSTIPELIHYADRAVFPYQPKLLVIYGGENDLSGQKYKSPEQMYDTYRQLTALVQNRLPKTKICFVSMKLSPSRRKHWEAVKKGNAMVKAFSKGKYLSYVDINPVLFNADGTVKSELYTQDSLHLNAQGYREYAKILLPFLTKKYR; the protein is encoded by the coding sequence ATGATCCGTACATTGACCCTATTCCTTTTCGGGCTGGCGCTGATGCCGGCCTGCCACAGAAGCCATATCTCTTATAAACCCATTGCCGAACCTTTTGAGCCCGACTATCAGGTAAACAGATTCGAATCTGAAATCAAAAATTTTGAAAAGGAAAGCATTGAGAAAGGAATATCTAAAGGACATGTATTATTTTATGGCAGTTCGAGTTGGCGATTTTGGAAAAATATTAAAACGGATCTGGCTCCGCTACCCATCATCAACCACGGCTTTGGAGGATCTACCATTCCCGAACTTATTCATTATGCAGACCGGGCGGTGTTTCCTTATCAACCGAAACTGCTCGTCATTTATGGCGGAGAAAATGATCTTTCCGGACAAAAGTACAAGTCGCCGGAACAGATGTATGATACGTATCGTCAGTTGACGGCCTTGGTACAAAACCGTTTGCCAAAAACAAAGATCTGTTTTGTTTCGATGAAACTGTCTCCCTCCCGTCGCAAACATTGGGAGGCTGTCAAAAAAGGCAACGCCATGGTAAAAGCATTCAGTAAAGGCAAGTACCTATCGTACGTAGACATTAATCCGGTGCTCTTCAATGCCGACGGCACCGTTAAAAGTGAATTGTACACCCAGGACAGCCTGCACCTCAATGCACAGGGATATCGTGAGTACGCCAAGATCCTGCTGCCGTTTTTAACGAAAAAATACAGATAA
- a CDS encoding NRDE family protein has product MCFVTYIPYQEGFILTSNRDESVGRPKASPPKKYLIDTVPVFYPQDGAAGGTWIAASPKATVCLLNGAFIKHLPTPPYRMSRGKAVLDFFRYAHLSDFAAAYDFGGIEPFTLVVIEEENKLRLSELRWDGTQLHLKTPNAALPHCWSSVTLYNDDVIRQREHWWQQWFQRHPVFEGEDVLDFHSLGGTGDTANDLVMNRNNELQTVSTTQILKTPHQFLMNYQDRLTGQQFKYRIFEDEKVTV; this is encoded by the coding sequence ATGTGTTTTGTCACTTATATCCCTTACCAAGAGGGTTTTATCCTCACCTCCAATCGCGATGAGAGCGTTGGTCGACCCAAAGCATCCCCCCCAAAGAAATACCTGATCGACACTGTTCCGGTCTTTTACCCACAGGATGGAGCGGCGGGCGGTACGTGGATTGCAGCCTCGCCCAAAGCCACGGTTTGCCTGCTCAACGGCGCTTTTATTAAACATCTGCCTACCCCCCCCTACCGTATGAGCCGGGGAAAAGCAGTACTTGATTTTTTTCGGTATGCGCATTTGTCGGACTTTGCCGCTGCCTACGATTTCGGCGGCATTGAACCCTTCACGCTGGTCGTCATTGAGGAAGAGAACAAACTGAGGCTTTCGGAACTTCGTTGGGACGGCACCCAACTTCATCTCAAAACGCCGAACGCCGCCCTGCCACACTGCTGGTCGTCGGTCACGTTATATAACGATGACGTCATTCGACAGCGGGAACATTGGTGGCAGCAATGGTTTCAGCGCCATCCCGTGTTTGAAGGAGAAGATGTGCTGGACTTTCATTCATTGGGAGGCACCGGCGATACCGCCAATGATCTGGTCATGAACCGAAACAATGAACTACAAACGGTGAGTACAACCCAAATTTTAAAAACACCTCATCAGTTTCTGATGAATTACCAAGACAGACTCACCGGACAGCAGTTTAAGTATCGAATTTTTGAGGACGAAAAAGTAACCGTTTAA
- a CDS encoding YceI family protein — MGQTWQPVSSGIGFSVKMLGVTVEGSFRGLAANLKFNPETPTAGSLSATVDAATVDTDNALRNRHLREKEDFFEAANYPKISLKSTKIEKAANGYIGHFDLTIKSITKSVKVPFTFSQTDNKATFTGTFMINRRDWALGGNTFGMSNEVTIRLTVNAILK; from the coding sequence ATGGGTCAGACATGGCAACCTGTTTCTTCGGGCATTGGTTTTTCCGTAAAAATGTTGGGTGTAACGGTCGAAGGTTCGTTCAGGGGATTGGCCGCAAACCTCAAATTTAATCCCGAAACACCCACCGCCGGGAGCCTTTCAGCCACGGTGGATGCAGCGACCGTTGATACCGATAATGCGCTTCGAAATCGTCATTTGCGCGAGAAGGAAGATTTTTTTGAAGCAGCCAACTACCCTAAAATCAGCCTGAAATCTACCAAGATCGAAAAAGCCGCCAATGGGTATATCGGCCATTTTGACCTGACGATTAAATCCATTACCAAAAGTGTAAAAGTGCCGTTTACCTTTTCGCAAACGGATAATAAAGCCACATTCACGGGGACCTTTATGATTAACCGCCGCGATTGGGCCCTCGGAGGCAACACCTTCGGCATGTCCAATGAGGTCACGATTCGTCTAACTGTTAACGCCATTTTAAAATGA
- a CDS encoding DM13 domain-containing protein, with amino-acid sequence MKKGLLMMCLILGNIACQQNEELQPVSPGSAVGTNQPITAFDSSGQVPVTQGMFMSNAHTTSGKVKLYRKGDNYSLVFNDFKTDSGPDLRIYLSEDRVASRYVEIGKGVNIGDFYIELPTAPDLKTHKYILIWCKPFSVLFGNAELKQ; translated from the coding sequence ATGAAAAAGGGATTGTTAATGATGTGTTTGATTTTGGGAAACATCGCCTGTCAACAAAACGAGGAACTGCAACCCGTTTCCCCGGGATCAGCTGTCGGAACCAACCAACCCATTACCGCCTTTGATTCGAGCGGGCAGGTACCGGTGACACAGGGAATGTTTATGTCCAATGCCCATACCACTTCCGGCAAGGTAAAATTGTACCGAAAAGGAGATAATTATTCCCTTGTATTTAACGATTTCAAAACCGACAGCGGTCCGGACCTGCGGATTTATCTCTCGGAAGACCGTGTTGCCTCCCGATACGTTGAAATCGGCAAAGGGGTCAATATCGGTGATTTTTATATTGAATTACCTACCGCTCCCGACCTCAAAACCCACAAATACATCCTGATCTGGTGTAAGCCTTTCTCGGTGTTGTTTGGCAATGCAGAGCTCAAACAATAA
- a CDS encoding Crp/Fnr family transcriptional regulator: MTTQFPLESRYWYLRDHQLFRNLDSSELKQICLITNFKSAKKSEIIYFAHDEVNRVYLLKKGVIKIVELDADGNETVKEVIQKGDLFGQITLDNTDMDEFAVALSDTVTVCSFKIEDFEKVIQQNPSLAVKFTKLIGLRFRRLENRYTNLMFKDVRTRLLLFLEEWAEKEGTPTPEGITLKNYLTHQDLAGLICSTRQTVTQLFSEFKHNGLLDYSRSTILIPDVKQLRKLTA, translated from the coding sequence ATGACCACGCAATTTCCGCTCGAATCCCGCTATTGGTACCTTCGTGACCATCAGCTGTTCAGGAATCTTGACTCGTCAGAGCTAAAACAGATATGCCTGATCACCAATTTCAAATCTGCCAAAAAAAGCGAGATTATCTACTTTGCCCATGATGAGGTCAATCGCGTATACCTACTCAAAAAAGGGGTCATAAAAATCGTTGAATTGGATGCCGACGGTAACGAAACCGTGAAAGAGGTCATCCAGAAAGGAGACCTTTTCGGGCAAATTACCCTCGACAACACCGACATGGACGAATTTGCGGTCGCCTTATCTGATACCGTGACCGTATGCAGTTTTAAGATCGAAGACTTTGAAAAAGTGATTCAGCAAAACCCCTCCCTCGCCGTTAAATTTACCAAACTGATCGGGCTGCGTTTTCGTCGGCTGGAGAATCGCTATACCAATCTTATGTTTAAAGATGTGCGTACGCGCCTGCTGCTGTTTCTGGAAGAGTGGGCCGAAAAAGAAGGCACTCCCACGCCCGAAGGCATTACCCTGAAAAACTATCTTACGCATCAGGACCTGGCGGGACTGATTTGCAGTACCCGCCAAACGGTCACGCAACTTTTCAGTGAATTCAAACACAATGGCCTGCTGGATTACAGCCGAAGCACCATTCTCATTCCCGATGTAAAACAGCTGCGTAAATTAACGGCGTAA
- a CDS encoding YHS domain-containing (seleno)protein, whose protein sequence is MKTAFFIAFLFTAGIAVAQTPALRQKQFNTENGVALSGYDPVSYFQKKPMKGSKAFTVTHEGISYQFTNAANADSFRKNPAAYEPQYGGWCAYAMGAKGEKVEINPETYKITGGKLYLFYNRFFNNTLTDWNKAETDLKIAADKNWHRISGL, encoded by the coding sequence ATGAAAACAGCATTTTTTATTGCATTCCTTTTTACCGCAGGCATTGCCGTTGCTCAAACGCCCGCTTTACGTCAAAAACAATTTAATACAGAAAACGGAGTAGCTCTTTCCGGCTACGACCCGGTCAGTTATTTTCAGAAAAAACCGATGAAAGGTTCCAAAGCGTTTACGGTAACGCACGAAGGAATCAGCTATCAATTCACGAACGCGGCCAACGCCGACTCTTTCAGGAAAAACCCTGCCGCCTATGAACCCCAATACGGCGGCTGGTGCGCCTACGCGATGGGGGCCAAAGGTGAAAAAGTCGAAATAAACCCCGAAACCTACAAGATCACCGGCGGCAAATTGTACCTTTTCTACAACCGCTTCTTCAACAATACCCTGACCGACTGGAACAAAGCCGAAACTGATTTAAAAATCGCCGCCGACAAAAACTGGCACCGTATTTCGGGCCTGTAG
- a CDS encoding alpha/beta hydrolase, which translates to MNYLKLIPQYGLFVFLFPTKAFTFLKHIDTAIHGTVRHTKTLYSTHLQRHVTLDLILPADYAQSTHSYKVLYMNDGQDLERLHMQAVIENTAPFITPFILVAIHCGERIQEYGIASRPDYKQRGAKAGSYTKFVLEELMPYIQHHYRVLTGPQNTVFCGFSLSGLSAFDIVWHHPELFGKAGVFSGSFWWRQKAYENHYDDHTDRIMHQLVRNTPIRLTSAPDEVNQPLRADARPAPTFWLQTGSEDETDDRNGNGVIDAIEDTLDLIAELERKGYRWGRDIRYVEVKGGHHDQTTWSAIMPEFLKWAFGK; encoded by the coding sequence ATGAATTATTTGAAATTAATACCCCAATATGGGTTATTTGTATTTTTGTTCCCCACTAAAGCATTTACCTTCTTGAAACACATTGATACTGCAATACACGGTACCGTTCGTCATACAAAAACCCTCTACTCCACTCATTTGCAGCGGCACGTGACATTGGACCTTATACTTCCTGCCGATTATGCTCAGAGCACCCACTCTTATAAAGTACTGTACATGAACGACGGGCAGGATCTGGAGCGTCTGCACATGCAGGCTGTCATTGAAAACACAGCCCCTTTTATTACTCCTTTTATTCTTGTTGCCATTCATTGCGGCGAGCGCATTCAGGAGTACGGCATCGCTTCCCGCCCTGATTATAAACAACGCGGCGCTAAGGCAGGTTCCTACACAAAGTTTGTTTTAGAGGAATTGATGCCGTATATCCAACATCATTATCGAGTCCTTACGGGTCCTCAGAATACCGTCTTCTGCGGTTTCTCATTGAGTGGCTTATCTGCTTTTGATATCGTATGGCACCATCCTGAACTCTTTGGCAAAGCGGGGGTTTTTTCCGGCTCTTTCTGGTGGCGACAAAAAGCCTACGAAAATCATTATGATGATCATACCGACCGGATCATGCATCAGTTGGTACGAAATACCCCCATACGGCTCACCTCTGCCCCCGACGAGGTAAACCAACCATTAAGGGCAGACGCAAGGCCTGCCCCTACGTTTTGGTTGCAGACCGGCTCCGAGGATGAAACAGACGACCGAAACGGCAACGGGGTCATTGATGCCATTGAAGATACGCTGGACCTCATTGCCGAGCTGGAACGTAAAGGCTACCGATGGGGCCGGGACATCCGCTACGTAGAAGTCAAAGGCGGACACCACGACCAAACCACTTGGTCGGCCATCATGCCCGAGTTTTTGAAATGGGCTTTTGGAAAATGA
- a CDS encoding FKBP-type peptidyl-prolyl cis-trans isomerase, which produces MKYLACTVSVLLISTVVTFSQTKKVPAKPAVKTATPAKPAPAKPASASKMTNEIDSVAYSIGMNIAQNLKGQGLDQINVNLLAKGIQDVLKGGKSDLDDNQAQMILGSYFNKLQAQRQSEEAKKFEGNKLAGEKFLAENKNKPGVVTLPSGLQYEIMKAGDGPKPTINSTVKTHYHGTLIDGTVFDSSVKRGQPAEFPVGGVIQGWVEALQLMPVGSKWKLFVPYNLAYGERAAGQEIKPYSTLIFEVELLEIVK; this is translated from the coding sequence ATGAAGTATCTAGCTTGCACGGTCTCAGTATTGTTGATTTCAACGGTTGTCACATTTTCACAAACTAAAAAAGTACCCGCCAAACCTGCTGTAAAAACGGCAACTCCTGCCAAGCCTGCTCCCGCCAAACCTGCGTCTGCTTCCAAAATGACCAATGAAATAGACTCGGTGGCGTACAGTATCGGAATGAATATAGCCCAAAACCTCAAAGGACAGGGACTGGACCAAATCAATGTAAACTTATTAGCCAAAGGGATACAGGATGTATTGAAAGGCGGCAAAAGTGATCTGGACGACAATCAGGCGCAAATGATTTTGGGGAGTTACTTTAATAAACTCCAGGCTCAACGCCAATCGGAAGAAGCGAAGAAATTTGAAGGAAATAAATTGGCCGGAGAAAAGTTTCTTGCAGAAAATAAGAACAAGCCGGGGGTTGTTACTTTGCCCAGCGGTTTGCAGTACGAGATCATGAAAGCGGGTGACGGTCCGAAGCCCACCATCAACAGCACCGTCAAAACCCATTATCATGGAACACTTATTGATGGAACGGTTTTTGATAGCTCTGTAAAAAGAGGCCAGCCGGCGGAGTTTCCGGTAGGCGGAGTGATTCAGGGCTGGGTGGAAGCCCTGCAATTGATGCCGGTAGGTTCAAAATGGAAACTGTTCGTGCCGTACAATCTTGCCTATGGTGAGCGTGCTGCCGGACAGGAGATCAAGCCTTATTCTACCTTGATATTTGAAGTTGAGTTATTGGAAATCGTAAAATGA